TCCAGGTTCGAATAATCTTATTCTTTTGATGTTTCGCTGTCTTGTACGTACTAGATTGGTGGTGATTGTAGCATTCTGCCATAGTCTTTAAAATATAGGGTTATAATATTGTTCGGCTGCTGTCTCTAGTGTCTTAGTGTGATGGAAGTCGACAGTTTCATTTGTCTGAGAGAAAAACTCATGAAATTTTGGGTTCTTTAGTTCAGAAACTATGCCAACTGATGGAGTTAGTTCTTGTAAAAGAAGCTAACTAGGGATTTGCTCCGATTTTACAGGTTCCGTTGATTAAGGAACTGTATCTGTATCATAATAATCCTGCTTGGTACCAGTTTATAACGTCTACGTTCTGTCATTTCAACTGGTAAGGCTGCTCATTCTCTATGTTCTTACGTTTGGAATTTGAGATCATATCGAGAAAGTATTTTTGCTTGCAGGAGCCATCTATCGAGCAATctgttttttttgtatatttttggtGAGATGTTTTGCGCCCATTCCCTATAAAAAAGTTTGAAGTCATGACTAGTGCTAACGGCTGGCTTGTAAATTCTTTGTGATCCAGGGAaacttgttgaagaagaagaggggaACTTTGCTCTGTGGATTTCCTATATTTTGACAGGTGCGGGGGCGAACCTTGTTTCTTGGTTGGTTCTTCCAAGAAATGCTGTTTCCATCGGGGCATCTGGTGCTGTATTTGGACTCTTTGCTGTTAGTGTCCTTGTGAAGGTATGATGAATGTTAGCCTTTCTTGGGGGATGAGGTAGCATATATACTTGCTTTTTTGCCGAGCTGCTGAAACTCTCACTTCATGTGCTGCAGATGTCATGGGACTGGAGAAAAATCCTCGAAGTTCTTATATTGGGGCAATTTGTGGTAGAAAAGGTTCGTACCTACAAGACCTTTTGTTTGGTTtctataaatttgtaattgtgTTAAGAGTGTCTTGATATAGTTCTTGACGTTTAATAAATTCTTACTTTtctacattttaaaaattatgtccCATATATTGTGATATTGACTGCACTTGAAATCTCGTGTGGGAGATATCAGATTTCGTATACAAGCACGTATTTTCAAATCAGACTCAGTGCATGTCACATGAGGTTTTAGGTGCCGGAAATGTCACATTGAGATTGTGAAAAACTGAAAGTGGTGAAATGTTGGACATTGTTCAGAGAAATGCTCATAGGTTGGGACATAAACTGATACCTACACCATCCATGGTTTCTTACATGGCTCCAACTAATTTTCGCATGAACGCCTGTAAGATTGAGTTCTGTGGTTGACATTGGTAACCCATATCAGGTTATGGAAGCAGCCCAAGCTTCGGCGAGCTTAGGTGGAAGCTTCCGGGGAGGTGCGATGCAGAACGTAAACCACATCGCGCATCTTTCCGGCGCCCTCATCGGCGTTGTTCTAATATGGCTGCTCAGTAGTGTTCCCACACCAACGGATGAGAAATAGGGCTTCTTTCTGTAAGGTGAAACTTACCACCGAGTTTTACTATGACACCCTTTGTTGAAGGATTGATGATGGTAGTTTTTGTCAACAGTATGATGCAAACTGATAGCAACAGCATAGGTCATTGATGTAATTTATCTCACAACATTGTTCATTACAGAAAATACTGAAGGATGTTTACATTTATCATATAaatgattgattaatttaattctcaaTACCGATTCTAGCTTTTTGCAGAGGCCTCATACAAACTTACTGAATAATttgaataactaaaataaacaCAAGACTCATAACTAAATATAATAGCAAACGAAAGATAAAGATAAACAACTTGACGATATCTCCAAGTTTTATCCATAAGCCGGCCGGAAAACAACCTTGTTCCCATGGCCGGCGTGGAACCATCTAAGGAGAGATGTCACCGCCACCGTAGTCTTGTTGGTCAGGTGGGTGTGGTGCAACATCGTGAAATAGGCCATCGTCAATGACAATCTCATTTGAGCAATCCACCATAAATTTAAGACcactaagaaaataaatgtcaGTTGCCCTATCCCGATGTCAGACTGGTATGAATTTGTTCAAGATGAGCTCCGAGTTGTCGTCCAAACGATTAAACAATTTGGAAGAGAATTGTTCTCACCATAAGTGGCATAAATTTAAACAAGTCAgctgttgatttttttttaaaaatactactattaaattattcaatttaacgtatacttcctccgtccgccattaggagtcccattcatgggcggcacgggttttaagaaatgttaaaaaaaagtgggtggaaaaaagttagtggaatagaggtcccacttgtatatattagttttaaatgaaatgtgagtgaaatgagttagtggaaggtgggaccctattaccatttata
The genomic region above belongs to Salvia hispanica cultivar TCC Black 2014 chromosome 3, UniMelb_Shisp_WGS_1.0, whole genome shotgun sequence and contains:
- the LOC125211077 gene encoding rhomboid-like protein 11, chloroplastic isoform X1, giving the protein MLQLNLQLQQKQFLALPKFHTARPHKPAPLRPLPLQLTRVTFGLCANSVSRFFLCRAKDNSDIISQLELGKPEEQRKAVKRVNGIFWILLLNIGIYVADHVFQVPLIKELYLYHNNPAWYQFITSTFCHFNCIFACRSHLSSNLFFLYIFGKLVEEEEGNFALWISYILTGAGANLVSWLVLPRNAVSIGASGAVFGLFAVSVLVKMSWDWRKILEVLILGQFVVEKVMEAAQASASLGGSFRGGAMQNVNHIAHLSGALIGVVLIWLLSSVPTPTDEK
- the LOC125211077 gene encoding rhomboid-like protein 11, chloroplastic isoform X2 translates to MLQLNLQLQQKQFLALPKFHTARPHKPAPLRPLPLQLTRVTFGLCANSVSRFFLCRAKDNSDIISQLELGKPEEQRKAVKRVNGIFWILLLNIGIYVADHVFQVPLIKELYLYHNNPAWYQFITSTFCHFNWSHLSSNLFFLYIFGKLVEEEEGNFALWISYILTGAGANLVSWLVLPRNAVSIGASGAVFGLFAVSVLVKMSWDWRKILEVLILGQFVVEKVMEAAQASASLGGSFRGGAMQNVNHIAHLSGALIGVVLIWLLSSVPTPTDEK